From Eleftheria terrae, the proteins below share one genomic window:
- a CDS encoding YbaY family lipoprotein — MRCLVVLLPTLLAAGSSLGATMADHLPPSWRMAYRCDDGARLTVSFDHAGPDARAWLGEAGHSRALPALAPGAGLRYGDGQTTFTAQGAEARLEDGGAAPRTCRGEGVPQRLLIDRDTGLRLALPASWLPQRYAVQVVRGPEAALLQRDAEVLHALEYQPQDPHLPPRPLLLLAVLPKAAWQDPGRGRAPGRWRVLAMRDSRVYLAGLPQARPYPAGSADAQTFEVMRAGLAEPAARLQQLFSLLGDPEGGLSLRLPVVVKPGVGAPLRAGDRLSLQLLDLSTSEAAARPLARQEQELARAGAARLALSVEADRLQAGQHYLLQARVWRGRRLVHAAQAPLTAAALQDGRPLALPLRPVEGEAAPAEAGLACHGESPHWSLHLTDLAGEARWPGRAPRQLWGVWRHASPGQPPASVWRAAAGPGTAAVVAVLTPVSCELPADDVAGPGTHRALVSLPGGQVLEGCCR; from the coding sequence GTGCGATGCCTCGTCGTGCTGCTGCCGACCCTCCTGGCGGCCGGCAGCAGCCTGGGCGCCACCATGGCCGATCACCTGCCGCCGTCATGGCGCATGGCCTATCGCTGCGACGACGGTGCCCGCCTGACCGTCAGCTTCGACCATGCCGGCCCCGACGCCCGGGCCTGGCTGGGCGAAGCCGGCCACAGCCGCGCGCTGCCGGCGTTGGCGCCGGGCGCTGGTCTGCGGTATGGCGACGGCCAGACCACCTTCACGGCCCAGGGCGCGGAGGCCCGGCTCGAAGACGGTGGCGCCGCGCCGCGCACCTGCCGTGGCGAAGGCGTGCCGCAGCGCCTGCTGATCGACCGCGACACCGGCCTGCGCCTGGCCCTGCCGGCCAGCTGGTTGCCGCAGCGCTATGCGGTGCAGGTGGTGCGGGGCCCCGAAGCCGCCCTGCTGCAGCGCGATGCCGAGGTCCTGCATGCGCTCGAATACCAGCCGCAGGACCCGCACCTGCCGCCCCGGCCCCTGCTGCTGCTGGCGGTGTTGCCGAAGGCGGCCTGGCAGGACCCCGGCCGCGGCCGGGCGCCGGGAAGGTGGCGTGTGCTCGCGATGCGCGACTCGCGGGTGTACCTGGCCGGCCTGCCGCAGGCGCGGCCCTACCCCGCCGGCTCGGCCGATGCCCAGACCTTCGAAGTGATGCGGGCCGGCCTGGCCGAGCCGGCAGCACGGCTGCAGCAGCTGTTCTCGCTGCTGGGCGATCCGGAAGGCGGTCTGTCGCTGCGCCTGCCGGTGGTGGTGAAGCCGGGGGTGGGCGCCCCGCTGCGCGCCGGCGACCGCCTGAGCCTGCAGCTGCTCGACCTGTCGACATCCGAAGCCGCGGCCCGACCCCTTGCACGCCAGGAGCAGGAGCTGGCGCGCGCGGGCGCCGCGCGCCTGGCCCTGAGCGTCGAGGCCGACCGCCTGCAAGCCGGGCAACACTACCTGCTGCAGGCCCGTGTGTGGCGCGGTCGCCGACTGGTGCACGCGGCCCAGGCCCCGCTGACCGCCGCGGCGCTGCAGGACGGCCGGCCGCTGGCCCTGCCGCTGCGGCCGGTGGAGGGCGAGGCGGCGCCGGCCGAGGCCGGGCTGGCCTGCCACGGCGAGTCGCCACACTGGTCGCTGCACCTCACCGACCTGGCGGGCGAGGCCCGCTGGCCCGGCCGCGCGCCGCGCCAACTGTGGGGCGTGTGGCGGCATGCCAGCCCGGGGCAGCCGCCGGCCTCGGTGTGGCGCGCGGCCGCCGGCCCGGGCACAGCGGCGGTGGTGGCCGTGCTCACCCCGGTGAGCTGCGAACTGCCGGCCGACGATGTGGCCGGGCCGGGCACCCATCGGGCGCTGGTCTCGCTGCCCGGCGGCCAGGTGCTGGAGGGTTGCTGCCGGTGA